In the Pseudomonadota bacterium genome, CGGTTGGGCAGCACGGCGCTGACACCGAGCAGCAGCGCGAGCGTCGCGCAAGCGCGCGTAGGTGTAAACCTGGTCACGAGCAGGGCTTCCTCCCGGCCCTGCCTCCCGAAGACGAGCCCGCGCCCCCCGCACCTCAGTGCGGCCGCCTCTGCGCGGTCCCGGAAGTTTTCGGCACGCCCCGCGCCCCCGCACCTATCAGTGCGGTTCCCAGGATCAAGCGCCGCCGAGCGGCCGAGTCTGCGCAAGCCAAGTGCCTCGCCAGAAAACGAGCGTTTGAAACACATGTTCTGTGCCTAGCGCTCTTCCCCAGGGCTGTCAACATGTGTTTCAAGCACGTGTATGGACGACTTCGCGGACCCCCCCGTCGCCCAAGCGCCTGAAAAGAAACTCTTGTTGGCGGCAATTCAGCAGATCGAGGCCCATGGCATGGCCAGGGTCACCGTTCGTGGGATTGCGGCTGCCGCAGGCATGAACCTGGCTGCGGTCAACTACTACTTCCGGAGCAAGAACGCGCTGATGCAGGCGGCGCTGGCTACCAGCCTCGAACACATGCGGGCGGACACGGAGCGGTATCTCCACGAATTCGCGACGGATCCTCAGGCCGCGCTGAAGGCGCTGTTGCTGTACTACTTCGAGGGCAGTGTGCGCTATCCACGCGTCACCAAGGCCCACTTGCACGACGCGTTCACGCAGGATGACTACAGGGGACAGTTCCCTCGCGTGCTCGAACCGATCATCGTGGCGCTGCGAGACCGCTTGGCAGAGGCCGTGCCCGGACTGAGTCGGGTCGATGCGGCACATCGTGTCGCGACCGCACTCAGCGCCGTTTTCTTCCCCGCGCTTTTTCGTCCTTTGTACGGCGCGCTCGCCGTGCTCGAGACAGAGAGGCAAAGGCAGGCGTATTTCACGCAGGTTGCCGCCCAGGCCCTCGCACCGCCATCCGACTGAGGCCGGCCCGGACTCGGCGCGTGCTAGCGAGTGTGCTGTTGGCCTTGCCGGGGGAAGCGTCCCGTCGGGGAGCCGAGTCTCGAGCTCTCAAAGCCGAGCCCGCGACAGGAGTGAAAGATAGGGCCGAACCCGCGTGACCGAGCCCGTGGTGACCGGAGCCCGAGACCGGCGTGAAATCGAGCCTGTGACCGGTGTGAGATTGCGGGCAACTGGAGAGTAGCTGGCCGATAGGCCGGTCATGCTTGCTCGCTGCGTGGTGGCTGGTCAAACGGCGACCGCGCGCGACGATGCCATGGCGCAGGCGGCGCACACGCGGGGCCGCGCTGCGCACACGCGACGTTTCCGTGGCCCGGCACGATATTCGTGGCTGTAGGTTTTTTTGTAGCGGGTCCTGGCGCCACGAGCGTGATCCAGGCTGCACGCGGGTCTGCTTGCGGGCCTCTTTCGGGCCTGGTAGCGGGTAGGGGTGGCATTGGCGAGCTTTCATCCGGCGGTCCGGCGTTGGTTCGCTGCGTGTTTCGACGAGCCCACGGAGGCGCAGCGCCGCGGCTGGAGCTCGCTGCGTGCAGGCCA is a window encoding:
- a CDS encoding TetR family transcriptional regulator, which encodes MDDFADPPVAQAPEKKLLLAAIQQIEAHGMARVTVRGIAAAAGMNLAAVNYYFRSKNALMQAALATSLEHMRADTERYLHEFATDPQAALKALLLYYFEGSVRYPRVTKAHLHDAFTQDDYRGQFPRVLEPIIVALRDRLAEAVPGLSRVDAAHRVATALSAVFFPALFRPLYGALAVLETERQRQAYFTQVAAQALAPPSD